A portion of the Candidatus Paceibacterota bacterium genome contains these proteins:
- the ctaD gene encoding cytochrome c oxidase subunit I: MTTVAQPPRVATLSTMKAPSRKGSTFVKWITSTDHKTIGYLYLMTSFSWFLIGGILALFLRAELTRPGLQFWSNEQYNQIFTMHGTIMLLMFATPLFVGFANVIMPLQIGAADVAFPRLNMLSYWLYLFGSTMAFAGFLAPGGAASFGWTAYAPLANSQFSPGIGGDLWVMGLALGGLGTILSGVNFITTIFTMRAPGMTMFRMSIFSWNILLTSILVLLAFPPLAAAFLGLESDRLFGSHIFDPANGGAMLWQHLFWFFGHPEVYILAIPFFGIASEILPVFSRKPIFGYKGLVAATIAISALSVSVWAHHMFASGQVLLPFFSFMTFLIGVPTGVKFFNWIGTMWRGSITFETPMLWILGFLITFLFGGLTGIILASPPLDFAVSASYFVVAHFHYVLFGTVVFSMFAGFYFWWPKMTGKMLNERLGKIHFWMTFFGFHLTFLIQHWLGIKGFPRRYSDYLPSDGFTFMNEVSTVGAVLLAASMIPFAINVWITRNSPMVGVDDPWGYGGSLEWATSCPPPRHNFTAMPRIRSERPAFDLHHPHIKTEGH, from the coding sequence ATGACAACAGTTGCACAGCCACCAAGAGTTGCCACTCTCTCGACTATGAAGGCGCCGTCCCGTAAGGGCAGCACTTTTGTGAAGTGGATAACGTCAACGGATCACAAGACAATCGGGTATCTGTACCTCATGACCTCGTTTTCCTGGTTTCTTATCGGCGGAATTCTTGCCCTCTTTCTCCGCGCAGAATTAACCCGCCCAGGACTGCAGTTCTGGAGCAACGAGCAGTACAACCAGATCTTCACCATGCACGGAACGATCATGTTGCTGATGTTTGCCACCCCGCTCTTTGTTGGGTTCGCCAACGTCATCATGCCTCTTCAAATTGGCGCGGCAGACGTGGCCTTTCCACGCTTGAATATGTTGTCGTACTGGCTCTATCTTTTTGGCAGCACCATGGCGTTTGCCGGCTTCTTGGCTCCGGGCGGCGCGGCATCCTTTGGTTGGACCGCCTACGCCCCGTTGGCTAATTCGCAGTTCTCTCCTGGAATCGGGGGAGACCTGTGGGTCATGGGGTTGGCACTTGGTGGCCTTGGAACAATTCTTTCCGGCGTCAACTTCATAACCACAATTTTCACAATGCGCGCACCGGGGATGACGATGTTTAGAATGTCAATTTTTTCATGGAACATACTTCTCACTTCTATTCTGGTTCTACTAGCATTTCCTCCACTTGCTGCTGCATTCCTGGGGCTCGAGTCCGACCGTCTCTTCGGTTCACATATCTTTGACCCGGCAAACGGCGGAGCTATGTTGTGGCAGCACTTGTTCTGGTTCTTTGGTCACCCCGAGGTTTACATTCTTGCGATCCCGTTCTTCGGTATTGCAAGCGAAATTTTGCCCGTTTTCAGCCGTAAACCGATTTTCGGCTACAAGGGTTTGGTAGCAGCAACTATCGCGATTTCGGCTCTCTCGGTTTCAGTATGGGCCCACCACATGTTCGCAAGTGGACAAGTCCTTCTACCGTTTTTCTCTTTTATGACTTTTCTCATCGGCGTTCCAACTGGAGTGAAGTTCTTTAACTGGATCGGCACGATGTGGCGCGGGTCGATCACTTTCGAGACCCCGATGCTCTGGATTCTAGGATTCCTCATTACCTTCCTCTTTGGCGGGTTGACTGGAATCATTCTGGCTTCACCTCCACTTGACTTCGCGGTGTCGGCTTCATATTTCGTCGTCGCTCACTTCCACTACGTCCTTTTTGGAACCGTGGTCTTCTCAATGTTCGCCGGATTCTATTTCTGGTGGCCAAAAATGACGGGTAAGATGCTCAATGAACGGTTGGGAAAGATCCATTTCTGGATGACTTTCTTTGGATTCCACCTGACCTTCTTGATTCAACATTGGCTAGGTATTAAGGGATTCCCTCGTCGCTACTCTGATTATTTGCCATCGGATGGGTTCACTTTCATGAACGAGGTTTCGACAGTTGGGGCAGTGCTTCTTGCCGCTTCCATGATTCCGTTCGCGATAAATGTCTGGATTACGCGAAATTCTCCCATGGTCGGCGTGGATGATCCATGGGGTTATGGCGGATCGCTGGAGTGGGCTACCTCGTGTCCGCCGCCGCGTCACAATTTCACTGCGATGCCTCGTATCCGAAGTGAACGCCCGGCATTCGATCTGCATCACCCTCATATCAAGACCGAAGGGCACTAA
- a CDS encoding cytochrome c oxidase subunit 4, giving the protein MKTSINLFFGLAVFYFIITAIYWQVGGEAVGITALFLSGALAALVGFYMWFAHKRIGGSLPEDRQEAEIADGAGELGFYSPHSWWPLPVALSACAAGLGLIIGWWLTFIGVGALLVSILGYVTEYEKPTTSSHH; this is encoded by the coding sequence ATGAAAACATCGATAAACCTTTTCTTCGGGTTAGCAGTCTTCTATTTCATTATTACTGCCATCTATTGGCAGGTCGGGGGAGAAGCCGTTGGAATTACGGCTCTTTTTCTAAGTGGTGCGTTGGCGGCCCTGGTTGGCTTCTACATGTGGTTCGCGCATAAGCGAATTGGTGGATCTTTACCGGAAGATCGACAAGAGGCAGAGATAGCTGACGGAGCAGGCGAACTTGGTTTCTACAGTCCACATTCTTGGTGGCCGCTGCCGGTTGCACTCTCCGCTTGCGCGGCCGGTCTTGGGCTGATCATCGGATGGTGGCTTACCTTCATTGGCGTAGGAGCCTTGCTGGTCAGCATTCTCGGCTATGTCACCGAATACGAGAAGCCAACCACTTCATCGCATCACTAA
- the coxB gene encoding cytochrome c oxidase subunit II: MSLEPRTRNAHLVRNLALLIPALVLLSGCSISGLGFEKGVSSVNDTSMTLWQAEWITAGVVGVFTAGLIFWSAFFHRKKNEEFPKQTQYHIPIEIAYTLIPFIIVAVFFAMTARDESKITSKSTTGVAHNISVNGIQWSWQFGYTEAGEKAVVTGTPGKAPILYLPQGEKVRFTLTSSDVVHGFWIPAFMIQMQNLPGVTNHLEFTANKLGDYPGRCNILCGRDHSRMLFTVRVVTPAHYQDYLNTLKASLS; this comes from the coding sequence ATGTCTTTGGAGCCCCGCACCCGAAACGCACATCTTGTGCGCAATCTTGCCCTGTTAATTCCCGCGCTTGTTCTCTTATCTGGCTGTTCCATTTCTGGACTCGGCTTCGAAAAGGGAGTTTCCAGCGTGAACGACACATCGATGACGCTCTGGCAAGCAGAGTGGATTACGGCGGGAGTCGTCGGCGTATTTACCGCAGGGCTTATTTTTTGGTCGGCCTTTTTCCACCGGAAGAAGAACGAGGAGTTTCCGAAACAAACTCAGTACCACATCCCAATCGAGATCGCTTATACCCTGATTCCGTTTATTATCGTCGCCGTATTTTTTGCAATGACAGCTCGCGATGAATCTAAAATCACCTCTAAGTCGACGACGGGTGTTGCACACAATATTTCTGTCAATGGAATTCAGTGGTCCTGGCAATTCGGATATACCGAAGCAGGCGAGAAGGCTGTTGTGACAGGAACGCCTGGAAAGGCGCCGATTCTCTATCTTCCACAAGGCGAAAAAGTTCGTTTCACCCTCACCTCAAGTGATGTAGTGCACGGATTCTGGATTCCGGCATTCATGATTCAAATGCAGAATTTGCCCGGAGTTACGAATCATCTGGAATTCACCGCCAACAAACTTGGTGACTATCCAGGTCGGTGCAACATTCTCTGTGGGCGCGATCACTCGCGAATGTTATTTACGGTTCGCGTCGTTACTCCTGCGCACTATCAGGATTACCTCAATACCTTGAAGGCGAGTCTGTCATGA